GAGAATTTGGAGTTTGCATTGATAGAAAATATTACCAGAACTTAATTGAATTTGAAGATGTATTTAAAATGCTACTTTATGAGAAGAAAGTATATCCAGAAAAACTGAAAGAAATAGATGAGGAAATGAGCAAGATAGTTTTGCCTATGATTCCCATTCAAAAAATTGAATAATAGCCACCTTAAATGGTGGTTTTTTTATACCCTTACACTAATGAAAAACGATATTTATGATTACTTACTTTTTAAACTTGATACTGAATTTGCAGATTATGAATTTGACATAATATCTATACCTCCTTATGAATTTATTGAGAATGAATTGGCATTAGAACCCTATGAATATTTTGGAGAAATAAATGCAATTTTAGAGTTAAAGGTAAAGCATATTTTACTGTACTTCAATGCAGATGTTTTAATGAGAGTTGAATTTTTATTTAAAGGAGATTTAATTGAGTTTTTAAAATTAAAATTAGAGGAACTGAATGAAATTGAGTTACCAGAATATATGATGCTTATTTTAAGGAAAGACAAGAAATTCACTGTGTTGATGTATCAGAATAAAATATTACAAAAACAAAACTAATTTAATATGAAAAATACTATATCAGGAGTATCAGAAATTCTGGTATCATACAAATCCAATAAAATAGGTAATTCAAAGGTTACCACAAGCAATGACGCTGTAAAAATAATTAGACAATTTTGGAATGAAAATACCATAGAAATGCAGGAAGAAGTAAAGGTAATTTTACTTAATAATTCAAGCTGTGTATTAGGATTCTATAATTTATCCAAAGGTGGTATTACAAGTAGTTTAGTAGATATTAGACTTGTATTATCAGTAGCATTAAAATGTTTGGCAACAGGTATTATATTAGTCCATAATCATCCAGGTGGAAACCTCAAACCAAGTTCCGCAGATTTGAATATAGTCAAGAAACTAAAAGAAAGCTGTAAGCTTATGGATATTGCTTTGCTCGATAGTATCATAATTACAAAAGAAAA
This genomic stretch from Chryseobacterium sp. POL2 harbors:
- a CDS encoding RadC family protein, whose amino-acid sequence is MKNTISGVSEILVSYKSNKIGNSKVTTSNDAVKIIRQFWNENTIEMQEEVKVILLNNSSCVLGFYNLSKGGITSSLVDIRLVLSVALKCLATGIILVHNHPGGNLKPSSADLNIVKKLKESCKLMDIALLDSIIITKENYMSFADEGLL